The DNA window GAACCTCACCACCCCGAAGGTATCGGGGGCAAGGGCATCGGAGGAGAAGGAGAACTTTCTGTCGGTGAGGTAGTTCATGGGTTCATTTCTTCGCCGGCGACTCCTTGTACTCGAGGATCTTCGGCATGCCGCCCCAGCTCGTGTCGACGAGGGTCATGTCGACCTGGTACCGCTCCGTGCTCGTCTTGCCCTTCACGGTCTTCGTCGTCGACGAGACGGTTGTGCTCGCCCGGTAGCGCCCGGTGCCGCTGTCGAAGGAGACCGAGACCGGCTCGACTGTGCTGGAATAGGCGGTCACCGCCGACGACCAGAGGCCGTACCAGTCCTGAAAGCCCTGCCAGGAGGTTATCTTCTTCTTGTCCGCCATCTCCATGATGAGGCCCGTGTCGGCAAGGTAGGAAAGGAATTGTCCCGCCGGGGCCTTCTCGTCGAAAAGGGCGAACCACGCGTAGACGATGCTCTTTATCTCATTGTCGGGGAAACGACGCACCTTGGGGGCCGTGGGCCTTAAGTCCTCCCGGGGAGGGGTGT is part of the Syntrophorhabdus sp. genome and encodes:
- a CDS encoding cupin domain-containing protein; the encoded protein is MNWKILSTAVPLVAALALSGCGGGAKTAPQAQNLKRDYDFHGSIKKVDPAIFPPDDASWVKVDDTTRRKVFFNDRLTLEIVETSKSGLTGNITTAHRSNDVMGYVIAGGAMVTVGKDTRQIAAGGAFVVPSNTPYGVIPAADKTTILYVYTPPREDLRPTAPKVRRFPDNEIKSIVYAWFALFDEKAPAGQFLSYLADTGLIMEMADKKKITSWQGFQDWYGLWSSAVTAYSSTVEPVSVSFDSGTGRYRASTTVSSTTKTVKGKTSTERYQVDMTLVDTSWGGMPKILEYKESPAKK